In a genomic window of Nostoc sp. UHCC 0870:
- a CDS encoding S9 family peptidase, translated as MTKDRVLQKNIQPPVADKQPQVLELHGDRRLDNYFWLRDIDNPKVVAYLDAENAYTTTMMQHTETLQTQLYDEMLSRIQETDLSVPYRKDNYYYYSRTEAGKAYRIYCRKQGSLDAPEEVLLDENELAAGHDFFELGVFDISPNHQILAYSFDTTGSERYTLFFLDLNTRQFYPETIADTYFSFCWGNDNQTGFYTKIDTANRPYQLFRHTLGTSTESDELIYHEPDEAYALYVYNTRSQAYILMTLRSSITTEVHYLDANNPGSDFQIIYPRDSGIEYDVDHHSDYFYIVTNEAATNFKLVKTPLAAISKENWQTIIPHREDVLLSGISLFANHLVIYERKDGLQTARVQNLSTNDESNIIFPEPTYEFSEGSNPEFNTNILRFNYTSLITPPSVFDYDMETQERELKKQTQVLGGYDQTQYHSEWLMATAEDGTQVPISIVYKQGIKKDGKNPLLLTGYGSYGASYPASFSSTRLTLLDRGVVFAIAHIRGGEEMGRKWYENGKFLHKKNTFTDFIACAEYLIKEGWTANTHLAITGGSAGGLLMGAVINLRPELFELVVANVPFVDVVTTILDTSLPLSAMEWEEWGNPNDPAYYDYMKSYSPYDNVTAQDYPDLLITAGLNDSRVKYWEPAKWTAKLRELKTDNHILLLKTNMDAGHSGASGRYESLKELAFEYAFILDRLGLV; from the coding sequence ATGACAAAAGATCGGGTGTTACAAAAAAATATTCAGCCTCCTGTTGCTGACAAACAGCCCCAGGTTTTAGAGTTACATGGCGATCGCCGATTAGACAACTACTTTTGGTTGCGCGATATTGATAACCCCAAGGTAGTCGCTTATCTAGATGCAGAAAACGCCTACACTACAACCATGATGCAGCATACAGAGACGCTGCAAACTCAGCTTTACGATGAAATGCTCTCGCGCATTCAAGAAACTGACCTCTCAGTACCATACCGCAAAGATAATTACTATTATTATTCGCGAACTGAAGCCGGAAAAGCTTATCGCATTTATTGCCGTAAACAAGGCAGTTTAGATGCTCCTGAAGAAGTGCTATTAGATGAAAATGAATTAGCAGCCGGACATGATTTTTTTGAATTAGGTGTATTTGATATTAGCCCTAATCATCAAATCCTAGCTTACTCATTTGATACTACTGGCTCTGAGCGATATACACTTTTCTTTTTGGATTTAAATACACGTCAATTTTATCCAGAAACTATTGCTGATACTTATTTTTCCTTTTGTTGGGGAAACGATAATCAAACAGGGTTTTATACCAAAATTGATACAGCTAACCGTCCTTACCAATTATTTAGACATACTCTCGGCACATCAACAGAGTCTGATGAGTTAATCTATCACGAACCTGATGAGGCTTACGCTTTATACGTTTATAATACTCGCTCTCAAGCATATATTTTGATGACTTTGCGGAGCAGCATTACCACAGAAGTTCACTATCTAGATGCCAATAATCCTGGTAGTGATTTTCAGATAATTTACCCACGCGACTCAGGAATAGAATACGATGTAGACCATCATAGTGATTACTTCTACATCGTCACCAATGAAGCAGCTACTAACTTTAAATTGGTAAAAACTCCCCTAGCTGCAATATCAAAAGAAAATTGGCAAACCATAATTCCTCACCGGGAAGATGTATTGTTATCAGGAATTAGTCTGTTTGCTAATCATTTGGTGATTTATGAACGCAAAGATGGATTGCAAACTGCCAGAGTCCAAAATCTATCAACAAATGATGAAAGTAATATTATCTTTCCTGAACCTACCTATGAATTTTCCGAAGGTAGTAACCCAGAATTTAATACTAATATTTTGCGGTTTAATTACACTTCCTTAATTACACCGCCATCTGTTTTTGATTACGATATGGAAACCCAAGAACGGGAATTAAAAAAACAAACCCAAGTGCTTGGAGGCTATGACCAAACTCAATATCATAGTGAATGGTTAATGGCTACAGCCGAAGATGGCACACAAGTTCCCATCTCGATTGTTTACAAACAGGGAATTAAAAAAGACGGTAAAAATCCCTTATTACTTACAGGCTACGGTTCTTATGGTGCTTCTTACCCCGCATCATTTTCTTCAACTAGACTAACATTATTAGACCGAGGGGTAGTATTTGCGATCGCTCATATTCGCGGCGGCGAAGAAATGGGACGCAAATGGTATGAAAACGGTAAATTCCTCCACAAGAAAAACACCTTTACCGATTTTATAGCCTGTGCCGAATATTTGATTAAGGAAGGTTGGACAGCAAATACACACCTAGCCATTACAGGTGGTAGTGCAGGCGGTTTATTAATGGGTGCAGTAATTAATCTGCGTCCTGAATTGTTTGAGTTAGTGGTCGCTAATGTGCCGTTTGTCGATGTGGTGACAACAATCCTAGATACATCTTTACCCCTCTCGGCAATGGAATGGGAAGAATGGGGAAATCCCAACGATCCAGCCTACTATGACTACATGAAGTCTTACTCACCCTACGATAACGTTACAGCCCAAGATTACCCCGATTTGTTAATCACAGCCGGGTTAAATGATTCCCGCGTCAAATATTGGGAACCTGCCAAATGGACAGCCAAACTGCGAGAACTCAAAACAGACAATCATATTCTCCTACTCAAAACCAATATGGATGCTGGACATAGTGGTGCTTCTGGACGTTATGAAAGCTTAAAAGAGCTAGCTTTTGAGTATGCCTTTATTTTGGATCGTTTGGGTTTGGTTTAG
- the hemE gene encoding uroporphyrinogen decarboxylase translates to MGVSSTTPHLLRAARGEIVDRPPVWMMRQAGRYMKAYRDLREKYPSFRDRSEIPEVAIEVSLQPWRAFQPDGVILFSDIVTPLPGLGIDMDIAEGKGPIIHAPIRTQAQIDALRPLEPEAALPFIKTILQALRQEVGNKSTVLGFVGAPWTLAAYAVEGKGSKTYSIIKNMAFTQPDVLHQLLAKLADAIAVYTRYQIDSGAQVVQMFDSWAGYLSPQDYDTFALPYQKRVFQQVKATHPDTPLILLVSGSAGVLERMAQSGADIVTVDWTVDMADARARLGKHIKVQGNLDPGVLYGSKEFIRDRIIDTVRKAGNWGHILNLGHGVHPDTPEENVAFFFETAKQLHAVV, encoded by the coding sequence ATGGGTGTTTCGTCAACGACTCCTCATCTTTTACGGGCTGCTCGTGGTGAAATTGTAGATCGTCCCCCTGTATGGATGATGCGACAAGCCGGACGATATATGAAAGCATATCGGGATTTAAGGGAGAAGTATCCTTCATTTCGCGATCGCTCCGAAATTCCAGAAGTAGCAATTGAAGTCTCCCTCCAACCTTGGAGAGCTTTCCAACCAGACGGAGTAATTTTATTTTCCGATATTGTCACCCCCTTACCAGGTTTGGGGATTGACATGGACATTGCGGAAGGTAAAGGCCCCATCATTCATGCGCCCATTCGCACTCAAGCACAAATTGACGCACTGCGTCCTCTAGAACCAGAAGCGGCTCTACCGTTCATTAAAACCATATTGCAGGCTCTACGCCAAGAAGTAGGCAACAAATCAACGGTATTAGGCTTTGTGGGTGCGCCGTGGACATTAGCCGCCTATGCAGTGGAAGGTAAAGGTTCTAAAACCTACTCCATCATCAAAAACATGGCTTTCACACAGCCAGATGTACTGCATCAACTCCTAGCTAAATTAGCAGATGCGATCGCAGTTTATACCCGTTATCAAATCGATTCCGGCGCGCAAGTCGTGCAAATGTTCGATTCTTGGGCGGGATATCTCAGCCCCCAAGATTATGACACCTTTGCTCTCCCCTACCAAAAGCGAGTATTCCAGCAAGTCAAAGCAACTCACCCAGATACACCATTAATTTTGTTAGTCAGTGGTAGCGCAGGCGTACTAGAACGCATGGCGCAATCTGGTGCTGATATCGTCACCGTAGACTGGACAGTAGACATGGCCGATGCTAGAGCCAGATTAGGTAAACACATCAAAGTGCAAGGTAATCTTGACCCTGGCGTATTATACGGCTCAAAAGAGTTTATCCGCGATCGCATCATTGACACCGTTCGCAAAGCTGGTAACTGGGGTCACATTCTCAACCTCGGACACGGTGTACACCCAGACACCCCAGAAGAAAACGTCGCCTTTTTCTTTGAAACAGCGAAACAACTTCATGCGGTTGTGTAG
- a CDS encoding Uma2 family endonuclease: MLLELKRIYVPPGQKVLLRDVTWQELETILEDLGEHRAARIAYDRGMLEIMSPLPEHEDNKEIISDLVKALLEELEVEFRCLGSTTFKNQFMAQGIEPDQCFYIKNESKIRGKKRLDLKVDPPPDLALEIDITSRTHLNIYQSLKVPEVWQFEKDKLQINILQNGVYIESKNSLNFPQLPLIDVITQYLEQSKIMGRNTTLKNFRIWVIQQIKPS, translated from the coding sequence ATGTTATTAGAATTAAAGCGCATCTATGTTCCACCTGGACAAAAAGTATTGCTACGAGATGTCACTTGGCAAGAATTAGAAACAATTCTTGAAGATTTAGGAGAACACCGCGCAGCCCGAATTGCTTATGATAGGGGAATGCTAGAAATCATGTCTCCATTGCCAGAACATGAAGATAATAAAGAAATTATCAGCGATTTAGTCAAAGCACTTTTAGAAGAATTAGAGGTTGAGTTTAGATGCTTAGGTTCTACCACATTCAAAAATCAATTCATGGCTCAAGGTATAGAACCTGATCAGTGTTTTTATATTAAAAATGAATCTAAAATTCGTGGTAAGAAGAGGCTCGATTTAAAAGTAGATCCTCCACCAGATTTAGCTTTAGAAATTGATATTACTTCTCGCACCCATCTCAATATTTATCAATCGCTAAAAGTGCCAGAAGTTTGGCAGTTTGAAAAAGATAAGCTACAAATTAATATTTTGCAGAATGGTGTTTATATAGAATCGAAAAACAGCTTGAATTTTCCTCAATTACCTTTAATAGATGTCATTACCCAATATCTTGAGCAAAGTAAAATTATGGGAAGAAATACTACGCTCAAGAATTTTCGGATTTGGGTAATACAGCAGATAAAACCGTCGTAA
- the miaB gene encoding tRNA (N6-isopentenyl adenosine(37)-C2)-methylthiotransferase MiaB has protein sequence MTTAKRRYHITTFGCQMNKADSERMAGILEDMGFEFVEDPNNANLILYNTCTIRDNAEQKVYSYLGRQAKRKHEQPDLTLVVAGCVAQQEGEALLRRVPELDLVMGPQHANRLQDLLESVFEGNQVVATEAVHIMEDITQARRDSTVTAWVNVIYGCNERCTYCVVPNVRGVEQSRTPEAIRDEMIELGRQGYKEITLLGQNIDAYGRDLPGATAEGRHLHNFTDLLYYVHDVPGVERLRFATSHPRYFTERLIKACAELPKVCEHFHIPFQSGDNELLKAMARGYTHEKYRRIIDTIRQYMPDASISGDAIVGFPGETEAQFENTLKLVEDIGFDLLNTAAYSPRPGTPAALWDNQLSEEVKSDRLQRLNHLVNVKAAERSQRYMGRIEEVLVEDQNLKDKTQVMGRIRGNRLTFFTGDINQLKGQLVKVKITEVRAFSLTGEPVEVRQAVPV, from the coding sequence ATGACCACTGCTAAACGCCGCTATCACATTACTACCTTCGGTTGCCAAATGAATAAAGCCGACTCAGAACGCATGGCTGGCATATTAGAAGACATGGGCTTTGAATTTGTCGAAGATCCCAACAATGCAAATCTGATTCTTTACAATACCTGCACCATTCGAGATAATGCCGAGCAGAAAGTCTATTCTTACCTCGGTAGACAAGCCAAGCGCAAACATGAACAGCCAGACTTAACTTTAGTCGTTGCTGGTTGTGTTGCTCAACAAGAAGGCGAAGCACTATTACGGCGTGTACCAGAATTAGACTTAGTCATGGGGCCTCAACACGCCAACCGTCTGCAAGATTTATTAGAGTCGGTGTTTGAAGGCAATCAAGTTGTGGCGACTGAAGCAGTCCACATCATGGAAGATATCACCCAGGCGCGGCGGGATAGCACTGTGACAGCTTGGGTCAATGTGATTTATGGCTGCAATGAACGCTGTACCTATTGCGTAGTCCCCAACGTGCGCGGCGTGGAACAGTCCCGCACACCGGAAGCTATCCGGGACGAAATGATAGAATTGGGACGGCAGGGTTACAAAGAAATTACCCTCCTTGGTCAAAATATTGACGCTTACGGACGAGATTTACCGGGAGCGACAGCAGAAGGGCGACATCTGCACAACTTTACAGATTTGCTGTATTATGTCCATGATGTGCCGGGAGTTGAACGCCTGAGATTTGCTACCAGTCACCCCCGTTATTTTACGGAGAGGCTAATTAAAGCTTGTGCAGAATTGCCTAAAGTCTGTGAACACTTCCATATTCCTTTCCAGTCTGGAGATAACGAACTATTAAAAGCGATGGCGCGGGGTTACACTCACGAAAAATACCGCCGCATTATTGACACCATTCGCCAATATATGCCAGATGCGTCAATTAGTGGTGATGCCATTGTTGGTTTCCCAGGGGAAACAGAAGCACAGTTTGAAAATACGTTGAAATTGGTAGAAGATATCGGTTTTGACCTGTTGAACACCGCCGCCTATTCCCCCCGCCCAGGCACACCCGCCGCCTTGTGGGATAATCAACTGAGTGAAGAAGTAAAAAGCGATCGCCTACAAAGATTAAACCATTTAGTGAACGTCAAAGCAGCCGAGCGATCGCAACGTTACATGGGACGCATTGAGGAAGTCTTGGTAGAAGACCAAAACCTCAAAGATAAAACCCAGGTAATGGGACGCATACGCGGTAATCGTCTCACTTTCTTCACTGGCGATATTAATCAACTAAAAGGGCAATTAGTGAAGGTGAAAATCACCGAAGTTCGTGCTTTTAGCTTGACTGGTGAACCCGTAGAAGTGCGTCAAGCTGTGCCAGTCTAG
- a CDS encoding DNA-directed RNA polymerase subunit omega, with product MLKRSKFETTQSQIMHRSEELISAASNRYRITVQVANRAKRRRYEEFENAEDAMMKPVLRAIIEMSDELTQPEIIGEL from the coding sequence ATGCTCAAGCGTTCTAAGTTCGAGACAACACAGTCTCAGATTATGCACCGTTCCGAGGAACTAATTAGTGCAGCTTCCAATCGCTACCGCATTACGGTTCAAGTGGCAAATCGTGCCAAGCGTCGGCGTTATGAAGAATTTGAAAATGCCGAAGATGCCATGATGAAACCTGTGCTAAGGGCAATTATTGAAATGTCCGATGAACTGACACAACCAGAAATCATTGGCGAGCTGTGA
- a CDS encoding NAD-dependent epimerase/dehydratase family protein, which yields MTKKRILVTGASGCIGHYISEALIQETDDELYLLVRNPHKLQVDTTVRPGIHVLQGDMQNISALADLLPTIDVAVLTATAWGGEQTFDINVSKTLELLSLLNPDRCQQVIYFSTASVLDSHNQPLKEAGEIGTDYIRSKYECLQKISQLAIASKITTVFPTLVLGGDAKKPYSHLTSGIPEVTKYINLIRFLKADGSFHFIHGQDIASVVKYLIFNPPQSDAPRRLVLGQARLTADQAIEELCTYFGKKIYFRIPLSLSLANLIIVVFRIQMAAWDRFCMNYRHFTYDTVINPGSFDLPNYCATMSDVLKISGVQSR from the coding sequence ATGACCAAGAAACGAATTTTAGTGACTGGTGCTAGTGGCTGTATAGGTCACTATATTAGCGAAGCCCTAATTCAAGAAACAGATGACGAACTATATTTACTAGTTAGAAATCCCCATAAATTGCAAGTTGATACCACGGTTCGTCCTGGTATTCATGTGTTGCAGGGTGATATGCAGAATATCAGCGCATTAGCTGACTTATTGCCAACAATTGATGTTGCAGTTCTCACTGCTACGGCTTGGGGTGGTGAGCAAACCTTTGATATTAATGTCTCTAAAACTTTAGAGTTACTCAGTTTATTAAATCCTGACCGTTGCCAACAAGTTATTTATTTTTCTACAGCTAGTGTTTTAGACAGTCATAATCAACCACTCAAAGAAGCAGGGGAAATTGGGACAGATTATATTCGTTCTAAATATGAATGTTTACAGAAAATATCACAATTAGCAATAGCATCTAAAATTACTACAGTTTTCCCGACTTTAGTTTTAGGTGGTGATGCCAAAAAACCCTATTCTCATCTAACATCAGGGATTCCAGAAGTTACCAAATATATTAATTTAATTCGCTTCTTAAAAGCCGACGGCAGTTTTCATTTTATCCACGGTCAAGATATCGCCAGTGTAGTTAAATATTTAATATTTAATCCTCCCCAAAGCGATGCACCACGAAGGCTAGTTTTAGGACAAGCAAGACTAACCGCAGACCAAGCCATTGAAGAACTCTGCACTTATTTCGGTAAAAAGATTTACTTCCGCATTCCCCTATCTTTATCCTTAGCCAATTTAATTATCGTCGTCTTTCGGATTCAGATGGCAGCTTGGGATCGATTCTGCATGAACTATCGCCATTTTACCTATGATACGGTGATTAATCCTGGTAGTTTTGACTTGCCGAATTACTGTGCAACCATGAGTGATGTGTTAAAAATTAGCGGTGTTCAAAGCAGGTAA
- a CDS encoding DUF1818 family protein: protein MERLIKSGEGWRIGWNPHTSEFQGLVGTDDWAIELTAAEIDDFCRLLAKLADTMKQLTAELMDEEKIACEAESDLLWMEVEGYPHEYSLRFILNSGRCAEGKWPAPAIPGLLQAAGMLKVF, encoded by the coding sequence ATGGAACGTCTAATTAAAAGCGGTGAAGGTTGGCGCATCGGCTGGAATCCTCACACCAGCGAGTTTCAAGGATTAGTCGGTACTGATGATTGGGCAATCGAGTTAACCGCAGCCGAGATAGATGATTTTTGTCGCCTGTTGGCAAAGCTAGCCGACACCATGAAACAACTCACCGCCGAATTAATGGATGAGGAAAAAATTGCCTGTGAAGCCGAAAGCGATTTATTATGGATGGAGGTAGAAGGCTATCCCCATGAATACAGTTTGCGCTTCATCCTCAACTCAGGACGCTGTGCAGAAGGTAAATGGCCAGCCCCTGCTATACCTGGTTTGTTGCAAGCTGCTGGAATGCTCAAAGTTTTTTAA
- a CDS encoding 1-acyl-sn-glycerol-3-phosphate acyltransferase: MINQHSESLIHPPIGTPSKQPYQFSWFDWFCLWYPPGWLILFNRHWQHYHRDPDGWYWLEYLLFLIPGGFYLALLSRWLRLGCRSPRTEIAEFNPHYQQAFREEILTFIVKYYFRGELQQVENLPSVGSMIVVMNHAGMCFPWDFICLGYLLSEARGWTVQPLAGVSLFDHPWVVWWLPPKWSQVLGAVRAELGDFEQAISQGKILLYAPEGLRGPLKGWGNRYQLQKFDVSFLQLSDRYHIPILPVVCIGSESLHPWTINLKKLQRLFKLPFLPISPLMLVLIIFPSMGVWAMRSRLRYFIQPVDAVDTTAEFENNSSKVRKAVYQRTNQVREQLQNQINRLFNKM; the protein is encoded by the coding sequence GTGATTAATCAACACTCTGAAAGTCTGATACATCCCCCAATAGGAACTCCGTCTAAGCAACCATATCAATTTAGCTGGTTTGACTGGTTTTGTTTGTGGTATCCTCCCGGTTGGCTGATTTTATTTAATCGCCACTGGCAACATTATCATAGAGATCCTGATGGTTGGTATTGGCTAGAATATTTACTATTTTTAATTCCTGGGGGATTTTATCTAGCATTGTTGAGTCGGTGGTTGCGCTTAGGTTGTCGTTCACCTAGAACAGAAATTGCAGAATTTAATCCTCACTATCAACAGGCATTTCGTGAAGAAATTTTAACTTTTATTGTGAAATATTATTTTCGTGGAGAATTGCAGCAAGTTGAGAATCTGCCATCTGTTGGTTCGATGATTGTGGTGATGAATCATGCAGGGATGTGTTTTCCCTGGGATTTTATTTGTTTGGGTTATTTATTAAGCGAAGCACGAGGTTGGACAGTACAACCTTTAGCGGGGGTATCATTATTTGATCATCCTTGGGTTGTGTGGTGGCTACCTCCCAAATGGTCGCAGGTTTTGGGTGCTGTGCGGGCAGAGTTAGGTGATTTTGAACAGGCGATTTCCCAAGGTAAAATTTTGCTATATGCCCCTGAAGGTTTACGCGGCCCCCTAAAAGGTTGGGGTAACCGCTACCAACTGCAAAAATTTGATGTGAGTTTTTTACAGTTGAGCGATCGCTATCATATTCCAATTCTGCCAGTCGTTTGCATCGGTAGTGAATCGTTACATCCTTGGACTATTAATCTCAAAAAATTACAAAGACTATTTAAATTACCGTTCTTGCCTATCTCACCTTTGATGTTGGTACTAATTATCTTTCCTTCAATGGGTGTTTGGGCTATGAGAAGTCGCTTACGTTATTTTATTCAGCCTGTGGATGCAGTAGACACAACAGCAGAGTTTGAAAATAATTCTAGTAAAGTACGTAAAGCCGTGTATCAACGCACCAACCAAGTTCGTGAACAGTTACAGAATCAAATCAATCGATTATTTAACAAAATGTAG
- a CDS encoding LysR substrate-binding domain-containing protein — MSVMIEIRHLRYFIAVAEELNFSRAAERLNIAQPPLSQQIQALEAELRLQLFERHRRPLRLTSAGNVFLKEARLVLTTLEKAVISARQASLGEIGSLIVAVNSTIANSVLPEILRTFRDRYPQVRLILREVMSSQQSQQLHNSQIDVGFDCLLSNGDTGLSSLEILQEPIVIALPENHPLAKQPEISLKALVDEPFVLPSPDVVLSYGQIIELYQEEVGLPPKVVQEATWLITVLSLVAGGVGVTLLPANAQNLQRTGVVYRPIQGKNLTRPIAAVWRSDDMSVILQNFLQVIKDVVPDVSPEQ, encoded by the coding sequence ATGTCAGTAATGATTGAAATTCGACATTTGCGATATTTTATTGCTGTAGCAGAAGAATTAAACTTTAGTCGGGCGGCGGAACGCCTAAATATTGCTCAACCACCCCTAAGCCAACAAATTCAAGCCTTAGAAGCAGAATTAAGATTGCAACTATTTGAGCGTCATCGGCGGCCACTCCGCTTAACCTCTGCGGGGAATGTGTTTCTCAAAGAAGCACGTTTAGTTTTGACAACTTTAGAGAAAGCAGTCATCTCTGCACGCCAAGCAAGTCTAGGAGAAATTGGTAGTTTAATAGTGGCAGTAAATAGCACGATCGCTAATAGTGTTTTACCAGAAATTCTGCGAACTTTTCGCGATCGCTATCCCCAAGTCAGGCTGATTTTGCGTGAGGTGATGTCTTCACAACAATCACAACAGTTACACAACTCTCAAATTGATGTTGGTTTTGATTGTTTACTCAGCAACGGCGATACTGGGTTGAGTTCTTTAGAAATTTTGCAAGAACCGATAGTCATTGCTTTACCAGAAAACCATCCCCTAGCAAAACAACCCGAAATTTCTCTCAAAGCCTTAGTAGATGAACCTTTTGTTTTACCTTCACCAGATGTAGTTCTTTCCTACGGTCAAATTATTGAACTTTATCAAGAGGAAGTGGGTTTACCACCAAAAGTAGTCCAAGAAGCAACGTGGTTGATTACAGTTTTGAGTTTAGTTGCTGGGGGAGTAGGTGTAACATTGTTACCAGCTAACGCCCAAAACCTACAACGCACAGGAGTTGTCTATAGACCCATACAGGGAAAAAATCTGACTCGACCTATAGCCGCAGTTTGGCGCAGTGATGATATGTCTGTGATTTTGCAGAATTTTTTGCAGGTAATCAAAGATGTAGTCCCGGATGTCTCACCAGAGCAGTAG
- the pgsA gene encoding CDP-diacylglycerol--glycerol-3-phosphate 3-phosphatidyltransferase, with the protein MTLPNWITFSRLLGVPFLLYGLYNPTEQAKWICLAIFLVAALTDWLDGYLARKLNQITDLGKFLDPLVDKLLVLAPLLVLVELGKIPAWGVFLILAREIAIAGWRVNQTTITGANIWGKLKTVSQIIAIAFLIAPLSVEWQIPSLIAFWISVTLTLISGGIYLWPQSSASDKPPEKN; encoded by the coding sequence ATGACTTTACCCAACTGGATAACTTTTTCTCGCCTTCTGGGTGTCCCATTTCTACTTTATGGTTTGTACAACCCTACAGAGCAAGCTAAATGGATATGTTTAGCAATTTTTTTAGTCGCTGCACTCACAGATTGGTTAGATGGATATTTAGCACGAAAACTTAACCAAATTACTGATTTGGGTAAGTTTCTTGATCCTTTAGTGGATAAATTGTTAGTATTAGCACCCCTGCTGGTGTTAGTGGAATTGGGAAAAATTCCGGCTTGGGGAGTGTTCTTAATTTTAGCGCGGGAAATAGCGATCGCAGGTTGGCGAGTTAATCAAACGACGATTACCGGGGCAAATATTTGGGGTAAACTCAAAACGGTCAGTCAAATTATTGCGATCGCCTTCCTCATTGCACCCTTATCAGTAGAGTGGCAAATTCCCTCTCTTATCGCCTTTTGGATTTCTGTCACCTTGACGTTAATCTCTGGGGGAATTTATCTGTGGCCGCAAAGTTCTGCAAGCGACAAACCCCCAGAGAAAAACTGA
- the arsC gene encoding arsenate reductase, glutathione/glutaredoxin type — MKKVMFVCKHNSRRSQMAEGFARTLGEGKITATSSGLAINEVDPISCKVMSEIGIDISQQTSKILNNFHPEDYDIVISLCGCGVNLPEAWVIRDVFEDWQLDDPAGESIETFRRVRDEIKVRVVQLIASLSL, encoded by the coding sequence ATGAAAAAAGTGATGTTTGTCTGCAAGCATAATTCACGCCGTTCTCAAATGGCAGAAGGCTTTGCCCGTACATTAGGAGAAGGAAAAATTACCGCTACAAGTTCCGGTTTGGCCATCAATGAAGTAGATCCAATTTCCTGTAAAGTCATGTCAGAGATTGGTATCGATATTAGTCAGCAGACTTCTAAAATTTTAAATAATTTCCATCCAGAAGATTACGATATAGTAATTTCTTTATGTGGTTGCGGTGTGAATTTACCGGAAGCTTGGGTAATTAGAGATGTATTTGAAGATTGGCAATTAGATGATCCAGCAGGAGAATCTATAGAAACTTTTCGTCGTGTGCGGGATGAAATAAAAGTAAGAGTTGTGCAGTTAATTGCATCTCTTAGCTTGTAG